The genomic region CGGACCCGGCGACGCTCCCGCCTGACGCGGCGGCCTACCTGCGCCGGTCGGCGCAGTGGTTCCGGACCGAGGGCGGGTACATCGCGGCGCAGTCGACGCGGCCGAACACCCTCGCCGTCGCCCTCGGCGACTCACCGGCCGGCCTCGCGGCGTGGATCATCGAGAAACTGGAATCCTGGTCCGACGACTCGGCCTTCACTCCGGACGAGCTTCTCACCTGGGTCACCGCCTACTGGGTCACCGGCACGATCGGCACCTCCTTCACCACCTACGTCGAACCGGCCGCCCTCCCCGACCGGATCGACACGCCGACCGTGCTCTCCGTGTTCCCACGCGACCTCAAACCGGAGCCGCGAAGCTACGCGCAGGCGTTCCTGAACGTCCGCGATTATGTGGAACACCCTGCCGGAGGCCACTTCGCAGCCTGGGAACAGCCCGAGGCCTACGCCGACGACGTCCACCGCGCAGTCAAACTGGGCGGCTGAAACGGAGCATGCGGATGCTCCACCGCCACGCCCCGGTGGATCGCCGCCGCGCAGTGGCCGCGGTCACCTGCGTGGGGTGCCGCTGCGGTCTCGTGCCCGGGCCGCCAGGTCGCGGCAGACGACGGCGAGGTCGAGGCCGGCGGCGTGCAGGCCCATCGGCCAGGTGCTCGTGTCGGTCATGCCGGGGGCCACGTTGACCTCCAGGAACTGCGCGACGCCGGCCGCGTCGACGATCATGTCGGTGCGGGACAGGTCGCGCAGGCCCAGCACGCGGTGCGCGGTCACGGCGGTCGCGGCGGCGGCGCGCAGCACCGCGTCGTCGAGGCGCGCCGGGGTGAAGAACGCGGTGGCACCCGCGGTGTAACGGGCGGCGTAGTCGTACACCCCCGCGGCCGGCTCGATCTCGACGGCCGGCAACGCGACCGGCCCGTCGCCGACCTCGACGACGCCGACGGTGATCTCGACGCCGCTGACGGCCCGTTCGATCAGGGCCGAGTCGTGATAGCCGAAGCAGCTCATCAGCGCCTCGGCGAGCCCGCCGGCGTCGTCGACCCGGCTGACCCCGAACGCCGACCCGCCCGCGCGGGGCTTCACCACGACCGGCAGCCCGAGCCGGGCCACGATCCGCTCGATCAGCGCGGCGGCGCCCAGGTCGTGGAACGCCTCGCGGGGCAACGTCACCGCCGCCGGCGTCGCCACCCCGGCGGCGCCGACGGCCGCCTTCGCCGTCGCCTTGTCGAACGCCACCCGGCAGGCCGGCGGCGCGGCGCCCACGTAGGGCAGGTCGTAGAGGTCCAGGACCTCCCGGATCGTGCCGTCCTCACCCGACGTCCCGTGCAGCACGGGGAACACCACGTCGGGCGGGTCGGCGGCCAGCGCGGGCAGCGTCGCGGCATCGACGTCGGCCAGCTCGGCCTCGACCCCGATGCGGGTCAGCGCGTCGCGCAGCCTCCCGCCCGATCGCAGCGACACCTCCCGCTCGGGCGACAGCCCCCCGGCGAGGATCAGCACACGGCCCAGATCGGTCAACGTCGCGTCCTTCACAGTGTCGGGCGGATCAGTGTCGGGCGGATCGGGGACGGGTGGATCAGGGACGGTCGGATCATGGGCGGGCGGCGAAGGTGTCGCGGAGGTCCAGCTCGTCCCGCACGACCCGGCCCAGCCGGCCGACCCCGTCGCGGATGCGCTCGGGTGGTGGGTAGCAGAACGACAGCCGCATGCTGCTGCCACCCGACCCGTCGGCGTAGAACCCGGCCCCGGGGACGTAGGCGACCCGGGCGGCGATCGCCCGCGGCAGCATCGCCCTGGTGTCCACCCCGCCCGGCAGCGTCACCCAGACGAAGAACCCGCCGTCCGGCCGGGTCCAGGTCGCGCCGGCGGGCATCGACTCGGCCAGGGCGTCGAGCATCGCGTCGCGACGCTCCCGGTACATCTCCCGGAACACCTTCACCTGTTCCGCCCACGGCTGGGTCGCCAGATAACGTTCGACCACCAGCTGGGTGAACATCGACTGGGACAGGATCGCCGACTCCGCGGCCAGCACGAGCCGGGCCGTCACCGGCGCCGGGGCCAGCGCCCACCCGACCCGCAGGCCCGGCGCCAGCGTCTTCGAGAACGACCCCAGGTACACCACGTCGTCGGGGGCGTCGGCGCGCATCGCCCGCACCGGCTCACCCGTGAACGACAGCAGCCCGTACGGGTTGTCCTCGACGACCAGCACCCCGGCACGCCGGCAGATCTCCAGCACCTCGGCCCGCCGCGGCGGCGTCAGGGTGATCCCGCCGGGATTCTGGAAGGTCGGGACCGTGTAGAGCAGCTTCACCCGGGCGCCCTCGGCGGCGAGGCGCTCCAGCGTCTGCGCGAGCGCGCTCGGCGACAGGCCGTCGCCGTCCATCGGCACGTGCACGATCCGCGCCTGGTAGGCCGCGAACGTGTTGATCGCCGTGACGTAGGTGGGCCCCTCGGTGACGACGACGTCGCCGGGATCGACGAACACGCGGGTGAGCAGGTCCAGCGCCTGCTGCGAACCCGCGGTCACGACCACGTTGTCGGGATGGGCGTCGGTGATGCCCTCCATCGCCATGACGTCGCAGATCCGTGCCCGCAGACCCGGATCGCCCTGCGCCGAGCCGTACTGCAGCGCCACCGCCCCCCGGCTCAGCACCAGCTCCGACACGGTCGCGGCGACCGTCTCCAGCGGCAGCGCGTCGACCGCCGGCATGCCCCCGGCGAGCGACACGATCTCGGGCCGGGAGGCGACCGCGAACAGCGCCCGAACCTCGCTCGCGATCATCCCCTGGGCACGCTGCGCGTACCGATCCCGTCACCGATCCAGAGTCACGCCCGCGACACTACCGTTGCATGAGAGCGCCAAATAGCTGGCGGTCATGCCGCCTCACCTTGCGGGGAGGCACTCCCGGTCTGATCGGCCGTGGCCGTGCCGGGTTCCCGTTTCGCAGCCACCTGCCCGCTCGCGCGGGTCTTACGGTCGGCTCCACGGGCGTTTCGCGTCTCCGACGTACTGGCGGCGACGAGGTTACGCAGATTGACCGCGGCGTTGAGGTCGCGGTCGGCTACCAGTCCGCAGGACGGGCAGGTGAACATGCGATCCGACAGGGGGAGGCTTGGGTTTCGCCAGCCACAGCCGGAACAGGTCTTCGACGACGGGTACCAGCGGTCCGCGATGATCAGAGTCGACCCGTACCAGGCCGTCTTGTAGGCGAGCTGGCGGCGGACCTCGGCCATCCCCGTATCGGACACCGCGCGGGCGAGCCGCCGGTTACGGACCATCCCGGCGACGTGCAGGTCCTCGACCACCACAACCTCGTGGCTCTGTGCCAGCCGGGTGGTGAGCTTGTGCAGCCCGTCGCGGCGCTGGTGCGCGATCCGGCCGTGGATACGGGCGATCCGGGCCGCGTGCTTGCGGCGGCCGGCGCTGCCCGGTTTCGACCGGGCGTAGGCGCGCGACGCGGTGCGCAGCCGGCGCAGCGACCCGGCGAGATGCTTCGGGTTCTCCACCGTCTCCCCGGTGGAGAACACCGCGAGGTGCTTCACGCCGAGGTCGACACCGACCGTGCCCCCCGTGCGCTGGCGGCGGGTCGGGCCGGCGGGCACGGCGAGTTCGACCTCGACGGTGAACGACACGAACCAGCGGCACGCCGTGCGGGACACGGTTGCACCGAGCAGCCGTGCCCGCCCGTCGGCCAGCCGGTCGGTGAGCGTGTCCATCGGATCGTGGACCTTCACCCGGCCGATCCGCGGCAGCTTCACATGCCTGTCGTCGGCGGGGCCGTAGGCCCCGGTGGTGTACCGGAAGCTATCGCGGGCCTTCCCGCGCTTCTTGAACCGAGGAAAACCGACCTGGCGGCCCTTCCGCTTCCCTTTCCGGGAGTCGGTGAAGTTCTTCAGCCCACGGGCGAGCTGGTCGAGCCCGGCGGAGAATGCTTCCTTCGAGCACTCCGCTTGGCGGCAGCATCGGCTCCTGGCTCGGCATCAGGGCCTACAACGCCCTGGGATGGAACGCGGTGTGCCCCCTCGTCGCAGTGCTCGCAGGTCTCGCCCTGACCCGTCACCTGCCTTCGTTGCGCAGCCGGACGGCATTGTCCGGTCGGGCGGCATCCGCTGAGAAGCTGTTTGGGATCTTGATGTTTGTGTGCTGAGTGTGGTCGCCTGGGTCGAGGTCGACGTGGTGGTGCGGTCGGTGGTGGACGGTCTGGTGATGGTTCGGTCTGACCCGTATCCCTCTGATCTGTCCGACGCGGAGTGGGCGTTGGTGGAGCCGTTGCTGCCGCCGGTGTCGAAGGATGGGCGGAAGGAGGCGCATCCTCGCCGGGAGATCGTGAACGCGATTCTGTATGTGACGCACGCGGGGTGTAGCTGGCGGTCGTTGCCGCGGGACTTCCCGCCGTGGGAGACGGTCTACGGCTTCTTCGCCCGCTGGCATGACAAGGGCGTGATCGCGAGGGTTCATGATGCGTTGCGGGACACCTCCCGTGAGCTCGAGGGCAGGGATCGGCAGCCGACGGCGGGGGTGATCGACCCGCAGTCGGTGAAGGGCGCCCAGACGGTGGATGCGGCGACCCGCGGCTACGACGCGGGCAAGAAGGTGAACGGTCGTAAGCGGTTCCTCATCACGGACACCCTCGGGCTGCTGCTCAGCGTGCTCGTGTTGCCAGCCAGTGTCCAGGACCGCGACGGCGGCAGACGAATCATGGTGGATCACTACTTCGATCACTGGCAGTGCCGTCATTTGTTCGCGGACGGTGGATTCGCCGGACGTTTCGTCGACTGGGCCGGTGAGGTCATGAAGACCAGCGTCGACATCGTCCGGAAGAACCCCGGGCAGCGCGGTTTCGAGGCTCTCCCGAAACGTTGGGTCGTGGAACGAACCTTCTCGTGGATCACCGCGCACCGCCGGCTCGCGCGCATCTCCTTCACCCGACCCGACGTCGTCGCGCAGTCCGGGCAGCGGGCCACCGTCCCCGCCGCCGCGGCCACGTGCACCGTCGACGAACCGTCCGCCTCCCGCTCCACCAACTCGACCTCGAAACCCGCCAGGCCCAGCAACCCGGCGCCCGTCTCCTGACGATCATTTTCCTAGACAAGAAACGATCTTTACAGGCAGGCGGGTGCGTCCCTTTCCGCACCCCTCGACGGTAACGCTCCGTTACCCATCGCAATCACGGGCCGTCAGCGACCAAACACGGTCTCCAGTCGCCTGCGAAGAGCCGGTAATGATGCGCCGCGGCCGATCACCATGCCGGAAGCTCGCGGACGTCTCCCGGCGAGAGATGTCCGCGTGTCGCGACCCGGACAGAAGCTGGACAGACAAATTCGTCCCTATGCACACTCGCTCGGCAGCGGACTTAGTTCGGTGCACCGTTCGACCTTGACCCACGCGGTAGGGGGCTTGGACATGGCTTTGTTCAGGGGGCAGCGCCGGCACGCGCTGATCGGGCTCCTTCTCCTCACGGCATTCCTGGCGCTGGCGCTGCCCGTGGCGCCGGCCCGGGCGGCCGCGCCTGCGGCGCCCGGCAGCGCGACGGCCACCGGCACGTCCGGAAGCACGATCACGGTCGGCATCAAGGAGCTCGACCCGTTCGTCGGCAAGGACGGTGCCGGCCAGAACTCCGGATTCAGCATCGACCTGTGGAACGACATCGCCCGGCGCAACGGCTGGAACACGAAGTTCGTCTGGTACGACAGCGTGCAGCATCTCGTCGACGCGGCCAGGGACAACAAGATCGACGCAGCGATCTCCGGGATTTCGATCACTGCCGACCGGGAGGCGGAAGTCGATTTCTCCTACCCGATGTTCGATGCCGGGCTGCAGATCCTCACCAACGACACCCCCGCCGGGCTCGATGTCTCCCACCAGCTTTCGAACTTCCTCTCCCCCGCCACCGGACGCTATCTCGTGGCGCTGCTGTTCATGCTGGTCCTCGCCGGTGCCATCACCTCGGCCGTGACCAGGAGCAGCAGCAGACAACGCTGGCACCGGCGGATGGGTGACGGGATGTTCCGGGCTGCCGCCATCGGCCTCGCCGGCGACCTGGGCAGTCCGCAGCGGCCGGTCGTAAAAATCGTCACGCTGGCCTGGCTCATCGCCGGGCTCGTGTTCGTCTCCCTGTTCACCGCGTCCATCACGACCCAGCTCACCGTGAAATCCATCCGGACGGGCATCACCGGGGTCTCCGACCTGCCCGGAAAGCGGGTGGTGACCGTCCGCGGCTCCACCGCCGAGAGCTACCTGCGCCGCCACGACATCTCGCCCCGCACCGTGGCGTCGATCGACGCCGCCTACCCGTTGCTGCGAAACAGCGACGCGGACGCCATCGTCTACGATTCACCCGTCCTGCAGCACCACATTGACGTCGCGGCCGGGCAGAAAGAGACCCTCGCGGCGGCGGTCTTCGACCCGGAGGAGTACGGCATCGCCTTCCCCACCGGCAGCACCCTGCGAAAGAAGGTCAATGCCGCCATCCTGCAGATGCACGCTGACGACACCTACAACGAACTCCGCGACCGCTATTTCGACAGCCATTCCTGACACCTCTGAGAAGCTGTTTTAGATCTTGTTCCGGCTACCCTCTGTAGTTGATGGTGTGGTCTGGCCGCTGTGCGCGAGCTGGCGCGGAAGACGCCTCACCATGGTTCGGATCATGGCGAGGCGGATGAAGGTCTCGGAGGTGGCGGGTTTTCTTTCATAGTCGCGCGCGAGCCGGCGGTGCGCGGTGATCCACGAGAAGGTTCGTTCCACGACCCAACGTTTCGGGAGAGCCTCGAAACCGCGCTGCCCGGGGTTCTTCCGGACGATGTCGACGCTGGTCTTCATGACCTCACCGGCCCAGTCGACGAAACGTCCGGCGAATCCACCGTCCGCGAACAAATGACGGCACTGCCAGTGATCGAAGTAGTGATCCACCATGATTCGTCTGCCGCCGTCGCGGTCCTGGACACTGGCTGGCAACACGAGCACGCTGAGCAGCAGCCCGAGGGTGTCCGTGATGAGGAACCGCTTACGACCGTTCACCTTCTTGCCCGCGTCGTAGCCGCGGGTCGCCGCATCCACCGTCTGGGCGCCCTTCACCGACTGCGGGTCGATCACCCCCGCCGTCGGCTGCCGATCCCTGCCCTCGAGCTCACGGGAGGTGTCCCGCAACGCATCATGAACCCTCGCGATCACGCCCTTGTCATGCCAGCGGGCGAAGAAGCCGTAGACCGTCTCCCACGGCGGGAAGTCCCGCGGCAACGACCGCCAGCTACACCCCGCGTGCGTCACATACAGAATCGGGTTCACGATCTCCCGGCGAGGATGCGCCTCCTTCCGCCCATCCTTCGACACCGGCGGCAGCAACGGCTCCACCAACGCCCACTCCGCGTCGGACAGATCAGAGGGATACGGGTCAGACCGAACCATCACCAGACCGTCCACCACCGACCGCACCACCACGTCGACCTCGACCCAGGCGACCACACTCAGCACACAAACATCAAGATCCCAGACAGCTTCTGAGACGCTGCTACCAGCCGAGAGGGGATGACGACCGAGACGCTGGGCCGTCGCCCGGTACTTCGGCGAGTTCACCCTGGCCGGATGGGTGGCCTCACCACGGATCGATGGGCGACGCTCATCAAACGGGTGGGACCGTCGCTTGTCGCCGACGGCCTGCTGGGAGAGGAGGAGCTCACCGGCTTCTTCGCACTGTTGGACGATCCCGCGTTCCTCGACATACCGCAGGTCGCGATTAGTGTCTGGGCCCAGCGGAGGTGACTGCTCGACCTTCTTGCGGACAAGAGGTCTCCCCATGACGGGTGCCTCGATGACGTCGAGAGCAGCAGCGCGGGTCTGGTCGTAGGTGGCGAAGCTGGTGCGGTCGAGGAGTTCGCATCTACGAAACGCACCGCATCCAGCCCCGAGGCACCCGAGGTCCGCCGCGATACGCGCCTCAGCCGGGCGGGTCTTCGAGGAGCTGGAGTGCGGCGTGGGCGGTTCGGGGGTCGAGACGTCCGGAGGCGGCCAGCCGGCGTAGGCGCAGGGCGGTGCGGGGTTCCTCCGCGGCCAGG from Frankia alni ACN14a harbors:
- a CDS encoding alpha/beta fold hydrolase, which encodes MLADLHVVVPALPGFPFAPPLTSPGMSVNRIAGIVADALDELGYPRYTVSGGDVGGTVAELLAADRPDRVAALHLTNIAPQRALTADPATLPPDAAAYLRRSAQWFRTEGGYIAAQSTRPNTLAVALGDSPAGLAAWIIEKLESWSDDSAFTPDELLTWVTAYWVTGTIGTSFTTYVEPAALPDRIDTPTVLSVFPRDLKPEPRSYAQAFLNVRDYVEHPAGGHFAAWEQPEAYADDVHRAVKLGG
- a CDS encoding D-alanine--D-alanine ligase family protein; this encodes MTDLGRVLILAGGLSPEREVSLRSGGRLRDALTRIGVEAELADVDAATLPALAADPPDVVFPVLHGTSGEDGTIREVLDLYDLPYVGAAPPACRVAFDKATAKAAVGAAGVATPAAVTLPREAFHDLGAAALIERIVARLGLPVVVKPRAGGSAFGVSRVDDAGGLAEALMSCFGYHDSALIERAVSGVEITVGVVEVGDGPVALPAVEIEPAAGVYDYAARYTAGATAFFTPARLDDAVLRAAAATAVTAHRVLGLRDLSRTDMIVDAAGVAQFLEVNVAPGMTDTSTWPMGLHAAGLDLAVVCRDLAARARDRSGTPRR
- a CDS encoding aminotransferase-like domain-containing protein; amino-acid sequence: MIASEVRALFAVASRPEIVSLAGGMPAVDALPLETVAATVSELVLSRGAVALQYGSAQGDPGLRARICDVMAMEGITDAHPDNVVVTAGSQQALDLLTRVFVDPGDVVVTEGPTYVTAINTFAAYQARIVHVPMDGDGLSPSALAQTLERLAAEGARVKLLYTVPTFQNPGGITLTPPRRAEVLEICRRAGVLVVEDNPYGLLSFTGEPVRAMRADAPDDVVYLGSFSKTLAPGLRVGWALAPAPVTARLVLAAESAILSQSMFTQLVVERYLATQPWAEQVKVFREMYRERRDAMLDALAESMPAGATWTRPDGGFFVWVTLPGGVDTRAMLPRAIAARVAYVPGAGFYADGSGGSSMRLSFCYPPPERIRDGVGRLGRVVRDELDLRDTFAARP
- a CDS encoding IS5-like element ISFal3A family transposase; amino-acid sequence: MLSVVAWVEVDVVVRSVVDGLVMVRSDPYPSDLSDAEWALVEPLLPPVSKDGRKEAHPRREIVNAILYVTHAGCSWRSLPRDFPPWETVYGFFARWHDKGVIARVHDALRDTSRELEGRDRQPTAGVIDPQSVKGAQTVDAATRGYDAGKKVNGRKRFLITDTLGLLLSVLVLPASVQDRDGGRRIMVDHYFDHWQCRHLFADGGFAGRFVDWAGEVMKTSVDIVRKNPGQRGFEALPKRWVVERTFSWITAHRRLARISFTRPDVVAQSGQRATVPAAAATCTVDEPSASRSTNSTSKPARPSNPAPVS
- a CDS encoding transporter substrate-binding domain-containing protein, translated to MSRPGQKLDRQIRPYAHSLGSGLSSVHRSTLTHAVGGLDMALFRGQRRHALIGLLLLTAFLALALPVAPARAAAPAAPGSATATGTSGSTITVGIKELDPFVGKDGAGQNSGFSIDLWNDIARRNGWNTKFVWYDSVQHLVDAARDNKIDAAISGISITADREAEVDFSYPMFDAGLQILTNDTPAGLDVSHQLSNFLSPATGRYLVALLFMLVLAGAITSAVTRSSSRQRWHRRMGDGMFRAAAIGLAGDLGSPQRPVVKIVTLAWLIAGLVFVSLFTASITTQLTVKSIRTGITGVSDLPGKRVVTVRGSTAESYLRRHDISPRTVASIDAAYPLLRNSDADAIVYDSPVLQHHIDVAAGQKETLAAAVFDPEEYGIAFPTGSTLRKKVNAAILQMHADDTYNELRDRYFDSHS
- a CDS encoding IS5-like element ISFal3B family transposase, producing MLSVVAWVEVDVVVRSVVDGLVMVRSDPYPSDLSDAEWALVEPLLPPVSKDGRKEAHPRREIVNPILYVTHAGCSWRSLPRDFPPWETVYGFFARWHDKGVIARVHDALRDTSRELEGRDRQPTAGVIDPQSVKGAQTVDAATRGYDAGKKVNGRKRFLITDTLGLLLSVLVLPASVQDRDGGRRIMVDHYFDHWQCRHLFADGGFAGRFVDWAGEVMKTSVDIVRKNPGQRGFEALPKRWVVERTFSWITAHRRLARDYERKPATSETFIRLAMIRTMVRRLPRQLAHSGQTTPSTTEGSRNKI